Proteins encoded together in one Etheostoma cragini isolate CJK2018 chromosome 11, CSU_Ecrag_1.0, whole genome shotgun sequence window:
- the LOC117952756 gene encoding olfactory receptor 6N2-like, protein MDNDFNETYITFDGHVEVQKYRYLYFVIMFTAYILVICSNSIIVFVIGINKSLHEPMYIFIAALLINSVLYSTAIYPKLLIDFLSERQIISYSACLFQWFISYSLGGSEYFLLAAMAYDRYVSICKPLQYYTIMRKTTVNILLILAWLMPACQFSVGLFLSAYKKLCYFILKGIICNSTVHKLHCVPSTVHNIYGLILFVGYVPLPVLFILFTYTRIFIVTYQSSREVRRKAAQTCLPHLLVLINFSCLSTYDVLLARLETIFSQTVYLVMSLQMILCHPLFNPIIYGLKMKEIYKHLKKFFS, encoded by the coding sequence ATGGATAATGACTTTAATGAAACATATATAACTTTTGATGGGCATGTAGAAGTGCAGAAATACAGATATCTTTATTTTGTGATCATGTTTACAGCATATATTCTTGTAATTTGCAGCAATTCTATTATTGTGTTTGTCATAGGGATTAACAAATCCCTCCATGAGcctatgtacattttcattgcagctTTGTTAATCAACTCTGTTCTTTACAGCACTGCTATCTATCCAAAGCTTTTGATTGACTTTTTATCTGAACGACAGATCATATCTTATTCAGCCTGTCTCTTTCAATGGTTTATAAGTTACAGTCTAGGGGGTTCAGAATACTTCCTGTTGGCAGCCATGGCCTATGACAGATATGTTTCTATATGTAAACCTCTGCAATACTACACTAtcatgagaaaaacaactgtaaatatTCTCCTGATCTTAGCTTGGCTTATGCCTGCTTGTCAGTTTTCAGTGGGACTGTTTCTGAGTGCTTATAAAAAACTCTGTTACTTTATCTTGAAAGGAATAATCTGCAACAGCACAGTTCACAAACTCCACTGTGTTCCTTCAACAGTCCACAATATATATGGATTGATTCTTTTTGTAGGATATGTACCTCTCCCTGTACTCTTTATACTCTTTACATACACCAGGATATTTATAGTAACCTATCAAAGTAGTAGAGAAGTCAGgagaaaagctgcacagacctgtTTACCCCACCTGTTGGTTCTGATCAACTTTTCCTGTTTGAGTACATATGATGTTCTTCTAGCTCGACTGGAAACAATTTTTTCCCAAACTGTTTATTTAGTAATGTCTTTACAAATGATTTTGTGTCATCCTCTCTTTAATCCAATCATATATGGactcaaaatgaaagaaatttatAAACACCTCAAGAAGTTTTTCAGTtga
- the LOC117953163 gene encoding olfactory receptor 10J4-like, translated as MDNDFNVTYITFDGHVEVQKYRFIYFVIIFTAYILVICSNSTIVCIIVINKSLHEPMYIFIAALLINSVLFSTAIYPKLLIDFLSKRQIISYSGCLFQWFIYYTLACSEFLLLSVMAYDRYVSICKPLQYHTIMRKKTVYIFLILAWLLPACQISVGPLLIANKKLCYFILKGIICNSTVNKLQCVPSAVLNIYGLIVLVITVLLPVLFILFTYTRIFIVTYQSSREVRRKAAQTCLPHLLVLINLSCLSTYDVLLPRLETNFSNTVRLTMSLQLVIYHPLFNPIMYGLKMKEIYKHLKRLLIYSHRLGSRCRRKAVRWPLGVFCNILDEFAYNVFVVWRELRPKWLRGKLNMRMVFLEQLGRTLVTLLIERRERLPQTEAMRAKRALSSEDNSKRGRRRRRAERRRQKEEV; from the exons ATGGATAATGACTTTAATGTAACATATATAACTTTTGATGGACATGTGGAAGTGCAGAAATACAGATTTATCTATTTTGTGATCATATTTACAGCATATATTCTTGTAATTTGCAGTAATTCTACCATTGTGTGCATCATAGTGATTAACAAATCCCTCCATGAGcctatgtacattttcattgcagctTTGTTAATCAACTCTGTTCTTTTCAGCACTGCTATCTATCCAAAGCTTTTGATTGACTTTTTATCTAAACGACAGATCATATCTTATTCAGGCTGTCTCTTTCAATGGTTTATATATTACACTCTAGCCTGTTCAGAGTTCTTGCTGTTGTCAGTCATGGCCTATGACAGATATGTGTCTATTTGTAAACCACTGCAATATCACACtatcatgagaaaaaaaacagtttatattttCCTGATTTTAGCTTGGCTTCTACCTGCTTGTCAGATATCGGTTGGACCGTTGCTGATTGCTAATAAAAAACTctgttactttattttgaaaggaataATCTGCAACAGCACAGTTAACAAACTTCAATGTGTTCCTTCAGCAGTGCTGAATATATATGGCTTGATTGTTTTAGTAATTACAGTACTGCTCCCTGTACTCTTCATACTCTTTACATACACCAGGATATTTATAGTAACCTATCAAAGTAGTAGAGAAGTCAGgagaaaagctgcacagacctgtCTACCCCACCTGTTGGTTCTGATCAACCTTTCCTGTTTGAGTACATATGATGTACTTCTACCTCGACTGGAAACAAATTTTTCCAATACTGTACGTTTAACAATGTCTTTACAACTAGTAATATatcatcctctctttaaccCAATCATGTATGgtctgaaaatgaaagaaatttatAAACACCTTAAGAGGTTATTGATATATTCACACAGACTTG GGTCACG CTGCCGGAGAAAGGCTGTGCGCTGGCCCCTCGGCGTGTTCTGCAACATCCTCGACGAGTTTGCCTACAATGTCTTCGTTGTGTGGCGGGAGCTCAGGCCGAAGTGGCTGCGCGGCAAGCTCAACATGAGGATGGTGTTCCTCGAGCAGCTGGGAAGGACGCTCGTCACGCTGCTCATTGAGAGGCGGGAGCGTCTCCCTCAAACGGAAGCCATGAGGGCGAAACGCGCCTTGAGCTCGGAAGACAACTCGAAGAGAGGCCGGAGACGCCGCAGGGCCGAGAGGCGCCGGCAAAAGGAAGAGGTGTGA
- the LOC117953164 gene encoding olfactory receptor 10J4-like — protein MDNDFNETYITFDGHVELQKYRYLYFLIIFTAYILIICSNSIIVCIIVINKSLHEPMYIFIAALLINSVLFSTAIYPKLLIDFLSEQQIISYSACLFQWFIYYTLGGSEFFLLSVMAYDRYVSICKPLQYHTIMRKTTVYIFLILAWFLPTCQTSVGLLLIAYKKLCYFILKGIICNSTVNKLYCVPSAVLNIYGLIVVVVTVPLPVLFILFTYTRIFIVTYGSSREVRRKAAQTCLPHLLVLINFSCLGTYDVLLPRMETIFSQTVYLSMSLQMILYHPLFNPIIYGLKMKEIYKHLKRLFSRDKLN, from the coding sequence ATGGATAATGACTTTAATGAAACATATATAACTTTTGATGGACATGTAGAACTGCAAAAATAcagatatctttattttttgatcATATTTACAGCATATATCCTCATAATTTGCAGTAATTCTATCATTGTGTGCATCATAGTGATTAACAAATCCCTCCATGAGcctatgtacattttcattgcagctTTGTTAATCAACTCTGTTCTTTTCAGCACTGCTATCTATCCAAAGCTTTTGATTGACTTTTTATCTGAACAACAGATCATATCTTATTCAGCCTGTCTCTTTCAGTGGTTCATATATTACACTCTAGGGGGTTCAGAATTCTTCCTGTTATCAGTCATGGCCTATGACAGATATGTTTCTATATGTAAACCTCTGCAATATCACACTAtcatgagaaaaacaactgtttatatTTTCCTGATTTTAGCTTGGTTTTTGCCTACTTGTCAGACGTCAGTGGGACTGTTACTGATTGCTTATAAAAAACTCTGTTACTTTATATTGAAAGGAATCATTTGCAACAGCACAGTTAACAAACTTTACTGTGTTCCTTCAGCAGTGCTAAATATATATGGATTGATTGTTGTAGTAGTTACAGTACCTCTCCCTGTACTTTTCATACTCTTTACATACACCAGGATATTTATAGTAACCTATGGAAGTAGTAGAGAAGTCAGgagaaaagctgcacagacctgtTTACCCCACCTGTTGGTTCTGATCAACTTTTCCTGTTTGGGTACATATGATGTACTTCTACCTCGAATGGAAACCATTTTTTCCCAAACTGTTTATTTAAGCATGTCTTTACAAATGATTTTGTATCATCCTCTTTTTAATCCGATCATATATggactgaaaatgaaagaaatttatAAACACCTCAAGAGGTTGTTTAGTCGAGACAAATTAAACTAA
- the LOC117953165 gene encoding olfactory receptor 10J4-like, with amino-acid sequence MDNDLNVTYITFDGHVEVQKYRYLYFLIIFTAYILVICSNSTIVCIIVINKSLHEPMYIFIAALLINSVLFSNAIYPKLLIDFLSEQQIISYSACLFQWFIYYTLGGSEYFLLSVMAYDRYVSICQPLQYHTIMRKTTVNILLILAWLLPACQFSVGPLLIANKKLCYFILEGIICNSTINKLHCVPSTVQNIYGLILFVGSVPLPVLFILFTYTRIFIVTYQSSREVRRKAAQTCLPHLLVLINFSCLMSYDVLLARLETDFPKTVRLIMSLQLVIYHPLFNPIIYGIKMKEIYKHLKRLFLKVKALKTE; translated from the exons ATGGATAATGACTTAAATGTAACATATATAACTTTTGATGGGCATGTAGAAGTGCAGAAATACAgatatctttattttctgatCATATTTACAGCATATATTCTTGTAATTTGCAGTAATTCTACCATTGTGTGCATCATAGTGATTAACAAATCCCTCCATGAGcctatgtacattttcattgcagctTTGTTAATCAACTCTGTTCTTTTCAGCAATGCTATCTATCCAAAGCTTTTGATTGACTTTTTATCTGAACAGCAGATCATATCTTATTCAGCCTGTCTCTTTCAATGGTTTATATATTACACTCTAGGGGGTTCAGAATACTTCCTGTTGTCAGTCATGGCCTATGACagatatgtgtctatatgtcaACCTCTACAATATCACACTAtcatgagaaaaacaactgtTAATATTCTCCTGATTTTAGCTTGGCTTCTACCTGCTTGTCAGTTTTCAGTGGGACCATTGCTGATTGCTAATAAAAAACTCTGTTACTTTATTTTGGAAGGAATAATCTGCAACAGCACAATTAACAAACTCCACTGTGTTCCTTCAACAGTCCAGAATATATACGGATTGATTCTTTTTGTAGGATCTGTACCTCTCCCTGTACTCTTTATACTCTTTACGTACACCAGGATATTTATAGTAACCTATCAAAGTAGTAGAGAAGTCAGAagaaaagctgcacagacctgtTTACCCCACCTGTTGGTTCTGATAAACTTTTCCTGTCTCATGTCCTATGATGTACTTCTAGCTCGACTGGAAACTGATTTCCCTAAAACTGTACGTTTAATAATGTCTTTACAACTAGTCATTTATCATCCTCTATTTAATCCAATCATTTATGgaatcaaaatgaaagaaatttatAAACACCTCAAGAGATTGTTCTTGAAA GTTAAGGCCCTGAAGACTGAATAA
- the LOC117952750 gene encoding olfactory receptor 6N2-like, translating into MDDHANVTYITLDGHVEVNKYRYVYFVIMFIAYILIICSNSIIVYLIWFHQNLHEPMYIFIAALLVNSVLYSTNIYPKLLVDFLSEKQIISYSACLFQFQIFYTLGCSEFLLLAAMAYDRYVSICKPLQYHTIMTKTTVSFFLLFAWFVPACHVLVQTILSSEAKLCDLTLKGIFCNNSIYKLQCVTSRVITIFGVVILLDLSILPMLFILFTYTRIFIITYRSSREVRRKAAQTCLPHLLVLISFSILTVYDVSIARVDSNFPKSARLIMTLQLILYHSLFNPLIYGLKMKEIFKHLKRLFCSAKMI; encoded by the coding sequence ATGGATGATCATGCAAATGTAACTTATATAACTCTGGATGGGCATGTGGAAGTTAACAAATACagatatgtttattttgttattatgttCATAGCATATATTCTAATAATCTGCAGTAATTCTATTATTGTGTACCTTATCTGGTTTCACCAAAACCTCCATGAAcctatgtacattttcattgcagctTTGTTAGTGAACTCTGTTCTGTACAGCACGAATATCTACCCAAAGCTTTTGGTTGACTTTTTATCTGAAAAACAGATCATATCTTATTCAGCTTGtctctttcaatttcaaatattttatactTTAGGCTGTTCAGAGTTCTTGTTGTTGGCAGCCATGGCTTATGACagatatgtgtctatatgtaaaCCTCTGCAATATCACACTATCATGACAAAAACCACAGTGAGTTTTTTCCTGTTGTTTGCTTGGTTTGTGCCTGCTTGTCATGTTTTAGTCCAAACTATATTAAGTTCTGAAGCAAAACTGTGTGACCTAACTCTAAAAGGAATATTTTGTAACAATTCAATTTACAAACTTCAATGTGTGACATCAAGAGTAATTACTATATTTggtgttgttattttattggATCTCTCAATTCTGCCCATGCTTTTCATACTTTTTACATACACCAGGATATTTATAATAACCTATCGAAGTAGTAGAGAAGTCAGgagaaaagctgcacagacctgtTTACCCCACCTGTTGGTTTTAATCAGTTTCTCTATTTTGACTGTTTATGATGTCAGCATAGCACGAGTAGATTCCAATTTTCCTAAATCTGCACGCTTAATAATGACTTTACAACTAATTTTGTATCATTCGTTGTTCAACCCACTCATATACGGgctcaaaatgaaagaaattttTAAACATCTCAAAAGATTGTTCTgttcagccaaaatgatttga
- the LOC117952751 gene encoding olfactory receptor 6N2-like, producing the protein MDDDANVTYITLDGHVEVNKYRYVYFVIMFIAYILIICSNSIIVYLIWFHQNLHEPMYIFIAALLVNSVLYSTNIYPKLLVDFLSEKQIISYSACLFQFQIFYTLVGSEFLLLSAMAYDRYVSICKPLQYHTIMTKNTVSVFLLFAWFVSACHVLVQTILSSEAKLCDLTLKGIFCNNSIYKLQCVTSRVITIFGVVILLDLSILPMLFILFTYTRIFIITYRSSREVRRKAAQTCLPHLLVLISFSILTVYDVSIARVDSNFPKSARLIMTLQLILYHSLFNPLIYGLKMKDIFKHLKRLFCSAKMI; encoded by the coding sequence atgGATGACGATGCAAATGTAACTTATATAACTCTGGATGGGCATGTAGAAGTCAACAAATACagatatgtttattttgttattatgttCATAGCATATATTCTAATAATCTGCAGTAATTCTATTATTGTGTACCTTATCTGGTTTCACCAAAACCTCCATGAAcctatgtacattttcattgcagctTTGTTAGTGAACTCTGTTCTGTACAGCACTAATATCTACCCAAAGCTTTTGGTTGACTTTTTATCTGAAAAGCAGATCATATCTTATTCAGCTTGtctctttcaatttcaaatattttacactTTAGTTGGTTCAGAGTTCTTGTTGTTGTCAGCCATGGCCTATGACagatatgtgtctatatgtaaaCCTCTGCAATATCACACTatcatgacaaaaaacacagtgagTGTTTTCCTGTTGTTTGCTTGGTTTGTGTCTGCTTGTCATGTTTTAGTCCAAACTATATTAAGTTCTGAAGCAAAACTGTGTGACTTAACTCTAAAAGGAATATTTTGTAACAATTCAATTTACAAACTTCAATGTGTGACATCAAGAGTAATTACTATATTTggtgttgttattttattggATCTCTCAATTCTGCCCATGCTTTTCATACTTTTTACATACACCAGGATATTTATAATAACCTATCGAAGTAGTAGAGAAGTCAGgagaaaagctgcacagacctgtTTACCCCACCTGTTGGTTTTAATCAGTTTCTCTATTTTGACTGTTTATGATGTCAGCATAGCACGAGTAGATTCCAATTTTCCTAAATCTGCACGCTTAATAATGACTTTACAACTAATTTTGTATCATTCGTTGTTCAACCCACTCATCTACGGGctcaaaatgaaagacatttttaaacatctCAAAAGATTGTTCTgttcagccaaaatgatttga
- the LOC117952753 gene encoding olfactory receptor 6N2-like codes for MDDHANVTYITLDGHVEVNKYRYVYFCIMFIAYILIICSNSIIVYLIWFHQNLHEPMYIFIAALSVNSVLYSTNIYPKLLVDFLSEKQIISYSACLFQFQIFYTLGCSEFLLLSAMAYDRYVSICKPLQYHTIMTKNTVSMFLFFAWFVPACHVLVLSILSSEAKLCDLTLKGIFCNNSIYNLQCVTSRVLTIFGIVILLDILILPMLFIVFTYTRIFIITYRSSREVRRKAAQTCLPHLLVLISISILSVYDVSIARIESNVPIIARLIMMLQIILYHPLFNPLIYGLKMKEISKHLKSLFCSAKMI; via the coding sequence ATGGATGATCATGCAAATGTAACTTATATAACTCTGGATGGGCATGTGGAAgtaaacaaatacagatatgtttatttttgtattatgttcATAGCATATATTCTAATAATCTGCAGTAATTCTATTATTGTGTACCTTATCTGGTTTCACCAAAACCTCCATGAAcctatgtacattttcattgcagctTTGTCAGTAAACTCTGTTCTATACAGCACGAATATCTACCCAAAGCTTTTGGTTGACTTTTTATCTGAAAAGCAGATCATATCTTATTCAGCCTGtctctttcaatttcaaatattttatactTTAGGCTGTTCAGAGTTCTTACTGTTGTCAGCCATGGCCTATGACagatatgtgtctatatgtaaaCCTCTGCAATATCACACTatcatgacaaaaaacacagtgagTATGTTCCTGTTCTTTGCTTGGTTTGTGCCTGCTTGTCATGTTTTAGTTCTATCAATATTAAGTTCTGAAGCAAAACTGTGTGACTTAACTCTAAAAGGAATATTTTGTAACAATTCAATTTACAATCTTCAATGTGTAACATCAAGAGTACTTACTATATTTggtattgttattttattagatATCTTAATTCTGCCCatgcttttcatagtttttacaTACACCAGGATATTTATAATAACCTATCGAAGTAGTAGAGAAGTCAGgagaaaagctgcacagacctgtTTACCCCACCTGTTGGTTTTAATCAGTATCtccattttgagtgtttatgATGTCAGCATAGCACGAATAGAATCCAATGTTCCTATAATTGCACGCTTAATAATGATGTTACAAATAATTTTGTATCATCCTTTGTTCAACCCACTCATCTACGGgctcaaaatgaaagaaatttctAAACACCTCAAAAGCTTGTTCTgttcagccaaaatgatttga